One region of Sphingomonas kaistensis genomic DNA includes:
- a CDS encoding CaiB/BaiF CoA transferase family protein, with product MTKPLAGIRVLDLSRVLAGPWCTQLLADLGADVIKIERPGVGDDTRLWGPPWVEHENGTRTAAYFLAANRGKRSAAIDLASDEGADQIRRIADRSDVVVENFKVGALARYGLDAATLRARNPRLVYASITGFGQDGPRARQAGYDFMIQGQAGLMSITGLPDEVDGGGPLRAGVAIVDLFTGLYTANAILAALVGRATTGQGASIDSALFDCGLAMLANQASNYLVSGEAPPRQGNTHPNLVPYQPFACADQPLIVAVGNDRQFASLAAILCHPEWATDPRFATNAARIAHRAVLVPSIEAIMRASPAAYWYEACERAGIPAGPINSIANALADPQATHRAMLREMDGMRLLGSPVRLSGHRMDSDRPPPRLGQHTAEILAELG from the coding sequence ATGACAAAGCCTCTCGCCGGCATCCGCGTCCTCGACCTCTCCCGCGTTCTCGCCGGCCCGTGGTGCACCCAGCTACTCGCCGACCTCGGCGCCGACGTCATCAAGATCGAACGGCCCGGCGTCGGCGACGACACCCGCCTGTGGGGCCCGCCCTGGGTCGAGCACGAGAACGGCACCCGCACCGCCGCTTATTTCCTCGCCGCCAACCGCGGCAAGCGGAGCGCCGCGATCGACCTTGCAAGCGACGAAGGCGCCGACCAGATCCGGCGCATCGCGGACCGAAGCGACGTGGTGGTCGAGAACTTCAAGGTTGGTGCGCTCGCCCGATATGGCCTCGACGCCGCCACCCTGCGTGCCCGCAACCCGCGCCTCGTCTATGCCAGCATCACCGGCTTCGGGCAGGACGGCCCACGCGCGCGCCAGGCCGGCTACGATTTCATGATCCAGGGCCAGGCCGGGCTGATGAGCATCACCGGCCTTCCCGACGAAGTCGACGGCGGCGGCCCGCTTCGGGCCGGGGTGGCGATCGTCGACCTGTTCACCGGCCTCTACACCGCCAACGCGATCCTTGCCGCGCTGGTCGGCCGGGCGACGACGGGGCAGGGGGCGAGCATCGACAGCGCGCTGTTCGACTGCGGCCTCGCCATGCTCGCCAATCAGGCCAGCAACTATCTCGTCAGCGGCGAAGCGCCCCCGCGCCAGGGCAATACCCACCCCAATCTCGTGCCCTACCAGCCCTTCGCTTGCGCCGACCAACCCCTGATCGTCGCAGTCGGCAACGACCGCCAGTTCGCGTCGCTGGCCGCCATCCTCTGCCATCCCGAATGGGCGACCGACCCGCGCTTCGCCACCAACGCCGCCCGGATCGCCCACCGCGCCGTGTTGGTCCCGTCGATCGAAGCGATCATGCGCGCCTCACCCGCCGCTTATTGGTACGAAGCTTGCGAGCGCGCCGGCATTCCCGCCGGACCGATCAACAGCATCGCCAACGCGCTTGCCGATCCCCAAGCCACCCACCGCGCCATGCTGCGCGAAATGGACGGCATGCGCCTGCTCGGAAGCCCGGTCCGCTTGTCCGGCCACCGGATGGACAGCGATCGGCCGCCTCCGCGCCTCGGCCAGCACACCGCCGAAATCCTCGCCGAGCTTGGCTAA
- a CDS encoding phytoene desaturase family protein, producing MSYDAIIIGAGHNGLVCSFYLAKKGLKVLLLESQSQVGGAAVTDEFLPGFRNSAASYTVSLLQPKVIRDLDLARHGLKVVLRKIDNFLPGEHGDYLLSGRGGLTRAEIARHHAGDGPAYDRYMAELDTIVPLLRKWVMKAPPEAGAGFRGLPSLLSLGRDLAGFSTDQVRTVHDFTTRSAGDILDRFFTGDLAKALFGFDGVVGNFASPYTPGTAYVLLHHLFGEAAGVPGAWGHAIGGMGAITRAMASAAREAGVDIILNSPAEEIIVDRGRAVGVVANGKAWRAPQVIAGLNPRLLFDKLVPRGAVPEPVHRHMTDWACESATFRMNVALSELPRFTVKPEAGDHLTGGIILAPSLAYMDRAYDDAKRDGWSKRPIVEMLIPSTLDPSLAPEGKHVASLFCQHFRYQLPGKLHWDKLRDKVADHVIATVDAAAPGFARSVIGRQIHSPLDLERRFGLVGGDIFHGKMGLDQLFSARPMIGAADYRLPLPGLYLCGSGAHPGGGVTGAPGHNAAQAVLADRKPWRRRA from the coding sequence ATGTCCTACGACGCGATCATCATCGGCGCCGGCCACAACGGCCTCGTCTGCAGCTTCTACCTCGCGAAGAAGGGCCTCAAGGTCCTGCTTCTCGAGAGCCAGTCGCAGGTCGGCGGCGCCGCCGTCACCGACGAATTCCTGCCCGGCTTCCGCAATTCGGCTGCCAGCTACACCGTCTCGCTGCTCCAGCCCAAGGTCATCCGCGACCTCGATCTCGCCCGTCACGGCCTCAAGGTCGTTCTGCGCAAGATCGACAACTTCCTCCCCGGCGAACACGGCGACTATCTGCTCAGCGGCCGCGGCGGCCTGACCCGCGCCGAGATCGCCCGCCACCATGCCGGGGATGGCCCTGCCTACGACCGCTACATGGCGGAGCTCGACACCATCGTCCCGCTGCTCCGCAAATGGGTGATGAAAGCCCCGCCGGAGGCCGGCGCCGGGTTCCGCGGCCTGCCTTCGCTGCTCAGCCTCGGCCGCGACCTTGCCGGCTTCTCGACCGACCAGGTCCGCACCGTCCACGATTTCACCACCCGCTCGGCCGGCGACATCCTCGACCGCTTCTTCACCGGCGACCTCGCCAAGGCGCTGTTCGGCTTCGACGGCGTGGTCGGCAACTTCGCCTCGCCCTACACGCCGGGCACCGCCTACGTCCTGCTCCACCACCTGTTCGGCGAAGCGGCTGGCGTTCCCGGCGCGTGGGGCCACGCCATCGGCGGGATGGGCGCGATCACCCGCGCCATGGCCAGCGCCGCGCGTGAGGCGGGGGTCGACATCATCCTCAACTCGCCGGCCGAGGAGATCATCGTCGACCGTGGACGAGCGGTCGGCGTGGTCGCCAACGGCAAGGCGTGGCGAGCGCCGCAGGTAATCGCCGGCCTCAACCCGCGCCTGCTGTTCGATAAGCTTGTACCCAGGGGCGCGGTGCCCGAACCCGTCCATCGCCACATGACCGACTGGGCCTGCGAAAGCGCCACCTTCCGCATGAATGTGGCGCTGTCGGAACTCCCGCGCTTCACGGTCAAGCCGGAGGCGGGCGATCACCTCACCGGCGGCATCATCCTCGCTCCCAGCCTCGCCTACATGGACCGCGCCTACGACGACGCGAAGCGCGACGGCTGGTCCAAGCGTCCGATCGTCGAGATGCTGATCCCGTCGACCCTCGACCCGTCGCTGGCGCCCGAAGGCAAGCATGTCGCAAGCCTGTTCTGCCAGCACTTCCGCTACCAGCTTCCCGGCAAGCTCCACTGGGACAAGCTCCGCGACAAGGTCGCCGACCATGTCATTGCCACCGTCGACGCCGCCGCCCCCGGCTTTGCCCGCAGCGTCATTGGCCGCCAGATCCACTCGCCGCTCGACCTCGAGCGCCGCTTCGGCCTCGTCGGCGGCGACATCTTCCACGGCAAGATGGGCCTCGACCAGTTGTTCAGTGCGCGGCCGATGATCGGCGCCGCCGACTACCGCCTGCCGCTCCCCGGCCTTTATCTCTGCGGCTCGGGCGCCCACCCCGGCGGCGGCGTTACCGGCGCCCCGGGCCACAATGCCGCGCAAGCTGTGCTCGCTGACCGCAAGCCGTGGCGCCGCCGCGCCTAA
- the gorA gene encoding glutathione-disulfide reductase gives MTDQTYDYDLFVLGAGSGGVRAARIASGHGARVAVAEEHRVGGTCVIRGCVPKKLLVYGAHFAEDLDDAAMFGWDIPTRRFDWPVLRDNVMAEVSRLEGLYGETLANHKVTVLKSRAVVTGPHSLRLADGRTVTAGKILLSPGARPALPDIPGVEHAITSNEVFELERMPKRVVIAGGGYIANEFAGIFHQLGAHVTIVNRSDTILRGYDEQIVDRLVKISLAKGIDFRFNASFTALERQDDGSIRCRMNGCDDIEADQVLFAIGRLPNTENLGLDAVGVKLTERGAVVVDKQYRSSVPSIFAVGDVTDRIQLTPVAIREGHAFADTQFGNKPCEVDYENIPSSCFSHPPIGLVGLTESEAKNKLGVIRTYTSDFRPMKYVLAGRNERALYKIVVEEGSEKVVGVHLIGPDAPEILQGAAIAVKAGLTKADFDATVALHPTMAEELVLMR, from the coding sequence GTGACCGATCAGACTTACGACTACGACCTGTTCGTCCTCGGTGCCGGGTCCGGCGGGGTCCGCGCCGCCCGTATCGCATCGGGCCACGGGGCCCGCGTCGCGGTCGCCGAGGAGCATCGCGTCGGCGGGACCTGCGTCATCCGCGGCTGCGTCCCCAAGAAGCTGCTGGTCTATGGCGCCCACTTCGCCGAGGATCTCGACGACGCCGCCATGTTCGGCTGGGACATTCCCACCCGCCGCTTCGACTGGCCGGTCCTGCGCGACAATGTCATGGCCGAGGTCAGCCGGCTCGAAGGCCTCTACGGAGAGACCCTCGCCAACCACAAGGTCACCGTCCTCAAGTCCCGCGCCGTGGTGACCGGCCCCCATTCGCTCCGCCTGGCCGACGGCCGCACCGTCACCGCCGGCAAGATCCTGCTCTCGCCCGGCGCCCGTCCGGCACTGCCCGACATCCCCGGTGTCGAACATGCCATCACTTCCAACGAGGTGTTCGAGCTCGAGCGCATGCCAAAGCGGGTGGTGATCGCCGGCGGCGGCTACATCGCCAACGAATTCGCCGGCATCTTCCACCAGCTTGGCGCGCACGTCACCATCGTCAACCGCTCGGACACCATCCTGCGGGGCTATGACGAACAGATCGTCGACCGGCTGGTCAAGATCAGCCTCGCCAAGGGCATCGACTTCCGCTTCAACGCCAGCTTCACCGCGCTCGAGCGGCAGGACGATGGCTCGATCCGCTGCCGGATGAACGGCTGCGACGACATCGAGGCCGATCAGGTCCTGTTCGCCATCGGCCGCCTGCCCAATACCGAAAACCTCGGGCTCGATGCGGTCGGGGTCAAGCTGACCGAGCGCGGCGCGGTGGTGGTCGACAAGCAATATCGCTCGTCGGTCCCCTCTATCTTCGCGGTCGGCGACGTCACCGACCGAATCCAGCTCACGCCCGTCGCCATCCGGGAAGGCCACGCCTTCGCCGACACCCAGTTCGGCAACAAGCCGTGCGAAGTGGACTATGAAAACATCCCGTCGAGCTGCTTCAGCCACCCGCCGATCGGGCTGGTCGGCCTCACCGAAAGCGAGGCCAAGAACAAGCTCGGGGTGATCCGCACCTACACGTCGGACTTCCGCCCGATGAAATATGTTCTCGCCGGCCGCAACGAGCGCGCGCTTTACAAGATCGTGGTCGAGGAAGGGTCGGAAAAGGTCGTCGGCGTTCACCTGATCGGCCCCGATGCGCCCGAAATCCTCCAGGGCGCCGCCATCGCGGTCAAGGCCGGGCTGACCAAGGCTGACTTCGATGCCACCGTCGCGCTACATCCGACCATGGCCGAAGAACTGGTGCTGATGCGCTGA
- the pgi gene encoding glucose-6-phosphate isomerase has product MPSPQSSLAALGAGPRSTLAELFAADPARVEDFTHDLGGIRFDFSKTHLTREAVAGVGTEDYYDALARLFAGEVVNPTEGRAAEHPAERGFGSPDAVALAAQRRARMRGLIDAIEAGAFGDITGILHIGIGGSALGPALLVDALGRNERRYRTEILSNIDGQAVDEALGRLDPATTLVAIASKTFTTAETLRNAEAALAWLQEAGVEDPYGRLIALTAAPDKAIEFGIDETRVLAFAPSVGGRYSLWSAIGFPAALALGTDAFEALLDGAAMVDEHVAEAPAEANVPLLAALADLTYTQGHGAATRAVFAYDERLRLLPSYLQQLVMESNGKSVRLDGSAVEGTTSAILWGGTGTDAQHAVFQLLHQGTHLVPVEFIAVAEGNDEQDPAHHRELLLNCFAQGAALMTGRSSDDPHRNYPGNRPSTTILLDELDPSALGTLLAFYEHRTFAEAVLLGINPFDQFGVELGKDMARAIDDPDTRAAFDPSTRALIEKAGL; this is encoded by the coding sequence ATGCCTTCCCCCCAGTCCTCGCTCGCCGCGCTCGGCGCCGGCCCCCGGTCCACCCTTGCCGAGCTGTTCGCCGCCGATCCCGCCCGGGTGGAGGACTTCACGCACGACCTCGGCGGCATCCGCTTCGACTTCTCCAAGACCCATCTTACCCGCGAAGCGGTCGCGGGCGTCGGGACCGAGGATTATTACGACGCGCTCGCCCGGTTGTTCGCCGGCGAGGTGGTCAATCCCACCGAGGGCCGCGCTGCCGAGCACCCGGCCGAGCGCGGCTTCGGCTCCCCCGATGCGGTGGCGCTGGCGGCGCAGCGCCGGGCCCGGATGCGCGGCCTGATCGACGCGATCGAGGCGGGCGCCTTCGGCGACATCACCGGCATCCTCCACATCGGCATCGGCGGGTCGGCGCTCGGCCCGGCGCTGCTGGTCGATGCGCTCGGCCGCAACGAGCGGCGCTACCGGACCGAGATCCTCTCCAACATCGACGGCCAGGCGGTGGACGAAGCGCTCGGCCGGCTCGATCCCGCCACCACCTTGGTCGCCATCGCCTCCAAGACCTTCACCACCGCCGAAACCCTCCGCAATGCCGAGGCGGCGCTGGCCTGGCTGCAGGAAGCCGGGGTCGAGGACCCGTACGGCCGGCTGATCGCGCTGACCGCCGCACCCGACAAGGCGATCGAGTTCGGCATCGACGAGACCCGCGTCCTCGCTTTCGCGCCAAGCGTCGGCGGCCGCTACTCGCTGTGGTCGGCGATCGGCTTCCCCGCCGCGCTGGCGCTCGGCACCGATGCCTTCGAAGCCCTGCTCGACGGCGCGGCGATGGTCGACGAGCATGTCGCCGAAGCGCCCGCAGAGGCCAACGTGCCGCTGCTCGCCGCGCTTGCCGACCTCACCTACACCCAGGGCCATGGCGCCGCGACCCGCGCCGTCTTCGCCTATGACGAGCGGCTTCGCCTGCTTCCCTCCTACCTCCAGCAACTGGTGATGGAATCGAACGGCAAGTCGGTCCGTCTCGACGGTTCGGCGGTGGAAGGCACCACCTCTGCGATCCTGTGGGGCGGCACCGGCACCGATGCCCAGCATGCGGTGTTCCAGCTGCTCCACCAGGGCACCCACCTCGTGCCGGTCGAGTTCATCGCGGTCGCCGAGGGCAATGACGAGCAGGACCCGGCTCACCACCGCGAACTGCTCCTCAACTGCTTCGCGCAGGGCGCCGCGCTGATGACCGGGCGCTCCTCGGACGACCCGCACCGCAACTACCCCGGCAACCGCCCGTCGACCACCATCCTCCTCGACGAACTGGACCCTTCCGCGCTCGGGACTTTGCTCGCCTTCTACGAGCATCGCACCTTCGCCGAAGCGGTGCTGCTCGGCATCAACCCGTTCGACCAGTTCGGCGTCGAGCTCGGCAAGGACATGGCCCGCGCCATCGACGACCCCGACACCCGCGCCGCCTTCGACCCTTCGACCCGCGCGCTCATCGAGAAGGCTGGCCTGTGA
- the lepB gene encoding signal peptidase I, whose product MAETTNDKSKQDGGGGLLRGLLVILVLAWILRSLIAAPFSIPSGSMLPGLYIGDYLLVSKWNYGYSRASFLFGFPPIEGRLLAKLPERGDVVVFRGPAGNDVIKRVIGLPGDSVGTVGGRVILNGQPLATRPVGAIGIPVSPNSPCRAVQPRVQGNDCLFTAFRETLPGGKSYVVLDQIDNPVVDEFAPAQVPAGHVFLMGDNRDDSADSRVPPEMGGMGMIPIESLVGKAQTTFWSTDGSASWLLPWTWFSAARWDRIGSAH is encoded by the coding sequence ATGGCAGAAACTACGAACGACAAGTCGAAACAGGACGGTGGCGGCGGACTGCTGCGCGGACTGCTGGTCATCCTGGTGCTGGCGTGGATCCTGCGCAGCCTGATCGCGGCGCCGTTCAGCATCCCGTCGGGCTCCATGCTGCCGGGGCTCTACATTGGTGACTACCTGCTCGTGTCCAAGTGGAACTACGGGTACAGCCGGGCGAGCTTCCTGTTCGGCTTTCCGCCGATCGAGGGACGGCTGCTGGCGAAGCTGCCGGAACGCGGCGACGTGGTGGTCTTCCGGGGTCCGGCCGGTAACGACGTCATCAAGCGGGTGATCGGGCTTCCGGGCGACAGCGTCGGGACCGTTGGCGGCCGGGTGATCCTGAACGGCCAGCCGCTGGCCACGCGCCCGGTGGGCGCGATCGGCATTCCGGTCAGCCCCAACAGCCCGTGCCGCGCCGTGCAGCCACGGGTGCAGGGGAACGACTGCCTGTTCACCGCCTTCCGCGAGACGCTTCCTGGCGGCAAGAGCTATGTCGTTCTCGACCAGATCGACAATCCGGTGGTCGACGAATTCGCACCGGCACAGGTCCCCGCGGGCCACGTCTTCCTGATGGGCGATAATCGCGACGACAGTGCCGACAGCCGCGTTCCCCCGGAGATGGGCGGGATGGGCATGATCCCGATCGAGTCGCTGGTCGGCAAGGCCCAGACGACCTTCTGGTCGACCGATGGCAGCGCATCGTGGCTGCTGCCGTGGACCTGGTTCAGCGCCGCGCGGTGGGACCGGATCGGGTCGGCGCACTGA
- the rnc gene encoding ribonuclease III: MADVGTFVSERLGHRPTDPKLFERALTHGSAGRDSYERLEFLGDRVLGLVIARWLFERFPDEPEGKMSRRYNALVARETCAEVGRDWGVPKLVKLGKQAREDGAQLSDNVVGDVVEALLGAVLLDGGLEAAERLVRASWAGYLNDQKKAPQHPKSLLQEVAAARGLKPPVYELLGQFGRHHAPTFRVKVSVGGAGETEAEGASKQEAETAAAAALLEKIC, translated from the coding sequence ATGGCCGACGTCGGAACCTTCGTCAGCGAGCGGCTGGGCCATCGCCCGACCGACCCCAAGCTGTTCGAGCGGGCGCTGACCCACGGCAGCGCCGGCCGGGACAGTTACGAACGGCTGGAGTTCCTTGGCGACCGGGTGCTGGGCCTGGTGATCGCGCGCTGGCTGTTCGAGCGCTTCCCCGACGAGCCCGAGGGCAAGATGAGCCGACGCTACAATGCGCTGGTGGCGCGGGAAACCTGCGCCGAGGTTGGCCGCGACTGGGGCGTGCCCAAGCTGGTCAAGCTGGGCAAGCAGGCGCGCGAGGATGGCGCGCAGCTGTCCGACAATGTGGTCGGCGACGTGGTCGAGGCCCTGCTTGGCGCGGTGCTGCTGGACGGGGGGCTGGAAGCGGCCGAGCGGCTGGTCCGGGCCAGCTGGGCCGGCTATCTCAACGACCAGAAAAAAGCGCCGCAGCACCCCAAGTCGTTACTGCAGGAAGTGGCGGCGGCGCGCGGCCTCAAGCCGCCGGTCTACGAGTTGCTGGGCCAATTCGGGCGGCATCATGCGCCGACCTTCCGGGTCAAGGTGAGCGTCGGCGGTGCCGGCGAGACCGAGGCGGAGGGCGCGAGCAAGCAGGAAGCGGAAACGGCGGCTGCGGCTGCCTTGCTGGAGAAGATCTGTTGA
- the era gene encoding GTPase Era, which translates to MSKRCGLVAVIGAPNAGKSTLVNALVGQKVAIVSPKAQTTRARLMGIAIEGDSQILLVDTPGIFSPKRRLDRAMVKAAWEGAESADRLVLVVDAAASIGQRAEMVLQGIEGRPEAKILVLNKVDIADKANLLKFATELSARLEPEIVFMVSATSGDGVADVKKHLAAAMPEGPWHYPEDQLSDATDRMVAAELTREQLYLQLHAELPYASAVETEKWEERKDGSAVIHQQILIERDSQKAIVLGKGGSKLKAIGAAAREAIGEHLGRKVHLFLHVKVNPRWSEDKGLYEDIGLDWSN; encoded by the coding sequence TTGAGCAAGCGGTGCGGCCTGGTGGCAGTGATCGGCGCCCCCAATGCGGGCAAGTCGACGCTGGTGAATGCGCTGGTCGGGCAGAAGGTGGCAATCGTCAGCCCCAAGGCTCAGACCACGCGGGCGCGGCTGATGGGGATCGCGATCGAGGGCGACAGCCAGATCCTGCTGGTCGACACGCCGGGAATCTTCTCGCCCAAGCGGCGGCTCGACCGGGCGATGGTCAAGGCGGCGTGGGAGGGCGCGGAAAGCGCCGACCGGCTGGTGCTGGTGGTGGATGCCGCGGCCAGTATCGGCCAGCGCGCGGAGATGGTGCTGCAGGGGATCGAGGGCCGGCCCGAGGCCAAGATCCTGGTGCTGAACAAGGTCGACATCGCCGACAAGGCCAACCTCTTGAAGTTCGCGACCGAGCTCAGCGCGCGACTTGAACCCGAGATCGTGTTCATGGTCTCCGCCACCAGCGGCGATGGCGTGGCGGACGTCAAGAAGCACTTGGCGGCAGCGATGCCGGAAGGGCCGTGGCATTATCCCGAGGATCAGCTTAGCGACGCGACCGACCGGATGGTTGCGGCCGAGCTGACCCGCGAGCAGCTGTATCTCCAGCTCCATGCCGAGCTGCCCTATGCCAGCGCGGTCGAGACCGAGAAGTGGGAAGAGCGCAAGGACGGATCAGCGGTGATCCACCAGCAGATCCTGATCGAGCGCGACAGCCAGAAGGCCATCGTGCTGGGCAAGGGCGGGTCCAAGCTAAAGGCGATCGGCGCGGCCGCCCGCGAGGCGATCGGCGAGCATCTCGGCCGCAAGGTCCACCTGTTCCTGCACGTCAAGGTCAATCCGCGGTGGAGCGAGGACAAGGGCCTTTACGAGGACATCGGGCTCGACTGGTCGAACTAG
- a CDS encoding NAD-dependent deacylase has protein sequence MVADGRRIGDSLVILTGAGMSADSGVPTFRAADGLWEGHRVEEVATPEGFARDPALVHAFYDARRAHLAAVEPNAGHLALARLEREWPGNFLLVTQNVDDLHERAGSERLIHMHGELQRGWCLACDHRLPWAGAMGEGAVCPACAATGQVRPDIVWFGEMPYQMDRIDEAIRTCDLFVSIGTSGAVYPAAGFVQTARYVGARCLELNLDPSQGSIFFDETRLGRASEIVPRWVDELLD, from the coding sequence ATGGTTGCCGACGGCAGGCGAATTGGCGACAGCCTGGTTATCCTCACCGGCGCCGGCATGTCCGCCGACAGCGGCGTGCCCACCTTCCGCGCCGCCGACGGCCTGTGGGAAGGTCACCGGGTCGAGGAGGTCGCAACGCCGGAAGGCTTTGCCCGTGACCCGGCCCTGGTCCACGCCTTCTACGACGCTCGCCGCGCGCACTTGGCGGCGGTCGAACCCAACGCCGGCCATCTTGCCCTCGCCCGGCTCGAACGCGAATGGCCCGGCAACTTCCTGCTCGTCACCCAGAATGTCGACGACCTCCACGAGCGCGCCGGATCTGAGCGCCTGATCCATATGCATGGTGAATTGCAGCGCGGCTGGTGCCTCGCCTGCGACCATCGCTTGCCGTGGGCCGGCGCAATGGGGGAGGGGGCGGTGTGTCCAGCCTGCGCCGCCACCGGCCAGGTCCGCCCCGATATCGTGTGGTTCGGCGAGATGCCCTACCAGATGGATCGCATCGACGAGGCGATCCGCACCTGCGACCTGTTCGTCTCGATCGGCACGTCCGGCGCGGTCTATCCGGCGGCCGGCTTCGTCCAGACCGCCCGCTACGTCGGCGCCCGCTGCCTGGAACTCAATCTCGACCCCAGCCAGGGCAGCATCTTCTTCGATGAAACGCGGCTCGGTCGCGCATCGGAGATCGTGCCCCGATGGGTCGATGAACTCCTCGACTAG
- a CDS encoding acyl-CoA thioesterase → MYRHEIGIDPSDIDHMGHVNNSVYLKWVQEAVVRYWEGVAPADAVTRHLWVALKHEIEFRRPTFLDDVVVADVIAERVQGARALFTTVIRRGEDVLAEVKSTWCCLDATSMRPARLAKDIVSRFVPA, encoded by the coding sequence ATGTACCGCCACGAGATCGGCATCGATCCTTCCGACATCGACCACATGGGTCATGTGAACAACAGTGTTTACCTGAAGTGGGTTCAGGAAGCGGTAGTTCGCTATTGGGAGGGTGTCGCCCCGGCTGACGCGGTGACCCGGCACCTGTGGGTAGCGCTGAAGCACGAGATCGAGTTCCGGCGCCCGACGTTTCTCGACGACGTGGTGGTGGCCGACGTGATCGCCGAGCGGGTGCAGGGTGCGAGAGCGCTGTTCACCACGGTGATTCGCCGCGGTGAGGATGTGCTTGCGGAGGTAAAGAGCACCTGGTGCTGCCTCGACGCGACCTCCATGCGGCCTGCCCGCCTTGCCAAGGACATCGTCAGCCGCTTCGTCCCGGCCTGA
- the dapB gene encoding 4-hydroxy-tetrahydrodipicolinate reductase — MRPTSQPLRLTLVAPEGRMGKAIAEAVADDPGFVLDPDHGDVIVDFSAPEALANSLERATLAAIPILIGTTGLDDLASRRILEASRSVAVLRASNTSLGVALLEELVERAAQVLGTGWDVEVLEIHHRRKRDAPSGTALTLGEAAARGRGTPMRREDARSGRQLEREDGAIGFAALRGGTVVGDHDVIFAGTDERVILSHRADSRMIFARGALAAARFLAGQAPGLYTMRDVVGAL; from the coding sequence ATGCGCCCGACTTCCCAGCCGCTTCGCCTGACGCTTGTCGCTCCCGAGGGGAGGATGGGGAAAGCGATCGCCGAGGCTGTCGCCGACGATCCGGGCTTCGTGCTCGATCCCGACCACGGCGACGTGATCGTCGATTTTTCGGCGCCCGAAGCGCTTGCCAATTCGCTGGAGCGAGCGACCCTCGCCGCGATACCCATACTGATCGGAACGACCGGGCTCGACGATCTGGCCAGCCGGCGGATCCTGGAAGCGAGCCGTTCGGTCGCGGTGCTGCGCGCGTCGAATACCTCGCTGGGCGTGGCGCTGCTGGAAGAACTGGTCGAGCGGGCGGCGCAGGTGCTCGGTACCGGGTGGGACGTGGAGGTGTTGGAAATACACCATCGCCGCAAGCGCGACGCACCGTCCGGGACGGCCCTGACCCTTGGTGAAGCGGCAGCGCGGGGCCGCGGTACGCCCATGCGCCGGGAAGATGCGCGAAGCGGACGGCAGCTGGAGCGGGAAGACGGCGCGATTGGCTTCGCGGCCCTGCGGGGAGGAACCGTGGTCGGCGACCACGATGTGATCTTCGCCGGCACCGACGAGCGGGTGATCCTGTCGCATCGCGCGGACAGCCGGATGATCTTCGCCCGCGGGGCTCTGGCCGCAGCCCGGTTCCTCGCTGGTCAGGCGCCCGGCCTCTACACCATGCGCGACGTGGTCGGGGCGCTGTGA
- the nth gene encoding endonuclease III, with protein sequence MKKAQAAELFLRLAELNPEPEGELEWTSPYTLLVAVALSAQATDVSVNIATRKLFRVANTPDKMLALGEQGIREHIKTIGLFNTKAKNLVLMATQLIERHDGVVPADREALEQLAGVGRKTANVVLNIAFGLPTIAVDTHVFRVANRTGLAPGKTPLEVERKLAKVTPSEYLLHAHHWLILHGRYICKARAPECWRCPIVEICRYRDKRLTPPRSRTAESADRAQ encoded by the coding sequence GTGAAGAAGGCCCAGGCGGCCGAGCTCTTCCTGCGCCTTGCCGAGCTCAATCCCGAGCCGGAGGGGGAGCTTGAATGGACGAGCCCCTACACGCTGCTGGTGGCCGTGGCGCTCTCCGCCCAGGCCACGGATGTCAGCGTCAACATCGCCACCCGGAAGCTGTTCAGGGTCGCCAACACGCCGGACAAGATGCTGGCGTTGGGCGAGCAGGGCATTCGCGAGCACATCAAGACCATCGGCCTGTTCAACACCAAGGCGAAGAACCTGGTGCTGATGGCGACCCAGCTGATCGAGCGGCATGATGGGGTGGTGCCGGCGGACCGGGAGGCGCTGGAACAATTGGCAGGAGTCGGGCGCAAGACGGCCAATGTCGTGCTCAACATTGCCTTCGGCCTGCCGACGATTGCGGTCGATACCCACGTTTTCCGGGTGGCCAACCGTACAGGCCTCGCTCCGGGAAAGACGCCGCTCGAGGTCGAGCGCAAGCTCGCGAAGGTGACGCCGAGCGAATACTTACTTCATGCCCACCACTGGCTGATCCTGCATGGTCGGTACATCTGCAAGGCGCGGGCGCCGGAGTGCTGGCGGTGCCCGATCGTCGAGATCTGCCGCTACCGCGACAAGCGCCTGACCCCGCCTAGGTCCAGGACCGCTGAAAGCGCTGACCGAGCCCAGTAA